In a single window of the Nilaparvata lugens isolate BPH chromosome 1, ASM1435652v1, whole genome shotgun sequence genome:
- the LOC111043589 gene encoding acyl-CoA Delta(11) desaturase — translation MAAKELNDMDVCEKIAFKPETEKPFKARIVWFNAIGFLILHLAALYGVFLGFTAITWKTFIWGFFVGYLSTESVTIGAHRMYTHKAFKATFATRLVINFLFTLAGQNCMWVWVRDHRQHHRYSDTVADPHDASQGFFFSHIGWLMYKKHPEVLAKGKHIDMSDIEKDEIVMFQKKYYKTLYVLISIALPTVIPYLCWGEDLFNSFMWSYLARTIVTLNGTWCVNSWAHLYGVKPYNTDIYPMESEFVAFISSGEGWHNFHHTFPWDFRAAEFGKHYNFSATVITQLAKWGFVYDLKEAKPEMIKSRILKNGDGTHPKHTQLQKGAEWAPWGSKDAPTSEHASSRRNIVSHG, via the exons ATGGCTGCCAAAGAATTGAATGATATGGATGTATGTGAGAAAATTGCTTTCAAGCCTGAGACAGAGAAACCATTTAAAGCGAGAATAGTTTGGTTCAATGCTATAGGCTTTCTCATCCTCCACCTAGCTGCATTGTATGGTGTTTTCCTCGGTTTCACTGCTATCACATGGAAGACATTTATTTGGG GATTTTTTGTTGGATATTTATCGACAGAGAGTGTAACAATCGGAGCCCATCGAATGTATACACACAAAGCATTCAAGGCAACTTTTGCGACTAGACTTGTTATCAATTTCCTGTTCACTCTAGCTGGCCAG AACTGCATGTGGGTGTGGGTGCGAGACCACAGACAACACCACAGGTACAGCGACACAGTGGCCGACCCCCACGATGCGTCGCAGGGCTTCTTCTTCAGTCACATTGGATGGCTCATGTACAAAAAACACCCCGAAGTCCTCGCCAAGGGAAAACATATCGACATGTCTGATATTGAGAAAGATGAGATAGTTATGTTCCAGAAAAA GTATTACAAGACATTGTACGTTTTGATCTCGATTGCACTTCCAACAGTGATTCCGTACTTGTGCTGGGGTGAGGACCTGTTCAACTCATTCATGTGGTCGTATCTAGCACGAACAATAGTCACTTTGAATGGAACGTGGTGTGTCAACAGTTGGGCCCATTTATATGGAGTAAAACCCTACAACAC TGATATCTACCCGATGGAATCAGAGTTTGTTGCGTTCATTTCAAGCGGCGAAGGTTGGCACAACTTCCATCACACTTTCCCCTGGGACTTCAGGGCGGCCGAATTCGGAAAGCACTACAACTTCTCAGCCACCGTGATCACTCAACTGGCCAAGTGGGGCTTTGTCTACGACCTCAAAGAAGCCAAGCCTGAAATGATCAAGAGTCGAATTCTGAAAAATGGTGATGGAACGCATCCGAAGCATACACAATTGCAGAAAGGTGCAGAATGGGCGCCGTGGGGATCGAAGGACGCACCTACGTCTGAGCATGCGTCGTCTCGACGTAACATTGTGTCTCACGGTTGA